The following coding sequences lie in one Paenibacillus durus ATCC 35681 genomic window:
- a CDS encoding aminotransferase class I/II-fold pyridoxal phosphate-dependent enzyme, producing the protein MSGEWIRQDVRELPPSGIRAFFEKCSGDKGLIQLGVGEPDFRVPESVRKACIRALNRGETGYSSNAGLPELRQEIAGYLSTGFGLHYDPGAEIIVTTGSSEALDIALRTVISPGDEVIIPSPGYVAYAPMVTLSGGAVLPVETKREEGFKLTAEALRQSITPRTKALIVNYPNNPTGAVMTRRDWEPIAELAAKHNLLVISDEVYAELTYRGQHVSIAALPGMKERTIVISGFSKAFAMTGWRVGYSCASGELSSAMLKIHQYTAMCAPVPGQIAALESLRSGIVAKDRMKAAFDARRTLFVEGLNTIGLPCYMPDGAFYAFPSVAGTGLTSEQFALRLLNEAGVAVVPGSVFGPEGEGHVRCSYAASDEQLTEALRRIGRFMESLSPGGHAFRFQEDRTPGHGEAEIEAGAAAVGS; encoded by the coding sequence ATGTCCGGTGAATGGATTCGTCAGGATGTTCGGGAGCTGCCCCCATCGGGCATCCGCGCTTTTTTTGAAAAATGCTCGGGTGACAAGGGCTTGATTCAGCTCGGAGTCGGCGAGCCGGATTTCCGGGTGCCGGAATCGGTCCGGAAAGCCTGCATCCGCGCGCTGAACCGGGGAGAAACGGGGTACTCCTCGAATGCGGGGCTTCCGGAGCTCCGCCAGGAAATTGCCGGATATTTAAGCACCGGCTTCGGGCTTCACTATGATCCCGGTGCGGAGATCATCGTCACGACAGGCAGCAGCGAAGCGCTGGATATCGCGCTGCGGACGGTCATTTCACCGGGAGACGAGGTGATCATCCCGTCACCCGGGTATGTCGCCTACGCGCCGATGGTTACACTGAGCGGAGGGGCTGTGCTGCCCGTGGAGACGAAGCGGGAAGAAGGCTTCAAGCTGACGGCCGAGGCGCTGCGGCAGAGCATCACCCCGCGTACCAAGGCGCTCATCGTCAATTATCCGAATAATCCGACCGGCGCGGTCATGACCCGCAGAGATTGGGAGCCGATTGCCGAGCTTGCCGCTAAGCATAATCTGCTTGTCATTTCCGACGAGGTCTATGCCGAATTGACATACCGTGGACAGCATGTCAGCATCGCGGCGCTGCCGGGAATGAAAGAGCGGACTATTGTTATCAGCGGATTCTCCAAAGCGTTCGCCATGACCGGCTGGAGGGTAGGCTATTCTTGCGCGAGCGGCGAACTATCTTCCGCGATGCTCAAAATCCACCAGTACACCGCCATGTGCGCTCCCGTTCCGGGGCAGATTGCCGCCCTCGAATCGCTGCGGAGCGGAATTGTAGCAAAAGACCGGATGAAAGCCGCCTTTGACGCGCGGCGGACCCTGTTCGTCGAGGGGCTGAATACGATTGGCCTGCCCTGCTATATGCCGGACGGCGCCTTCTATGCCTTTCCGTCGGTTGCCGGAACCGGGCTGACCTCGGAGCAATTCGCGCTCCGGCTGCTTAATGAGGCCGGCGTCGCGGTCGTGCCCGGTTCCGTGTTCGGACCCGAAGGAGAGGGACATGTACGCTGCTCCTATGCCGCTTCGGACGAGCAGTTGACCGAAGCGCTGCGCCGGATCGGGCGCTTTATGGAGTCCCTGTCTCCAGGCGGGCACGCATTCCGCTTTCAGGAGGACCGAACCCCAGGGCACGGCGAAGCAGAGATTGAAGCCGGGGCGGCTGCGGTTGGCTCTTAA
- a CDS encoding methyl-accepting chemotaxis protein, which produces MFRIRHSIGRRFMLLLFAALLFTSLTLSISFYFISINTINSYVVPQIDKLLGSASQDVYKQLNSTNAMQARTNDQAATNVEYYLRDKRTQHNVETIFLAEYKDGKAVVLSADHASALKRKEEIQVTPALEQASKGKSGISEIYSDSHGVHKTAYVGIPGSALVVGVSADMTFVRDKITSTLWTSAGITLLALIISMGAAMLMSRRITRPITRLAAYSNQLAEGDFTQELDIKGHDEISRLAESFQTMTLRLKDLIGEVLSTADTVMDDSNEMKERVDGIRDMAESSRKSASEIGKGSTAIASSAADNARAMEEISLGIQHIASAAGEVTEQIHEASSEAVSGNDTAQSAVEQMRQIGRTSAKSLEQFRKMDEQSQKIGDIVQGISEITKQIQMLSLNASIEAARAGEHGRGFAVVAGEVRKLSEQSREATEQIREFLLRLQEEMQRSVTSMNEVNAEVASGVGKVEEAGNAFDHLAILIQSINQSVQSVSAATQQISAGTEEVTASVEETAQITKKSQAGAETLADNYRSQQEQLDGHAKTVEHLHGQTLKMQEAVRKFKI; this is translated from the coding sequence ATGTTTCGGATCAGGCATTCCATTGGCCGGAGATTTATGTTGTTATTGTTCGCTGCCCTCTTGTTCACTTCGCTTACGCTTAGTATCAGCTTTTACTTTATCTCCATCAACACCATTAACAGCTACGTTGTCCCGCAGATCGACAAGCTTCTCGGCTCCGCATCGCAGGATGTTTACAAACAGCTCAACTCAACCAATGCCATGCAGGCCCGCACCAATGATCAGGCGGCGACGAATGTGGAATATTATTTAAGGGATAAACGGACCCAGCATAATGTAGAGACGATTTTTCTAGCAGAATACAAAGATGGAAAAGCTGTCGTCCTGAGTGCGGATCATGCTTCGGCGCTTAAACGGAAGGAAGAAATTCAGGTGACACCGGCTTTGGAGCAGGCCTCCAAGGGAAAGAGCGGTATCAGCGAAATATATTCCGACAGTCATGGCGTACATAAGACGGCTTACGTTGGCATTCCGGGAAGCGCCCTTGTGGTCGGCGTCAGCGCGGATATGACATTCGTCAGGGATAAGATAACGAGTACACTGTGGACCAGCGCCGGTATTACGCTGCTGGCGTTGATCATCAGCATGGGCGCGGCTATGCTCATGAGCCGGCGAATTACCCGTCCGATCACCCGGCTTGCGGCATACAGCAACCAATTGGCCGAGGGTGATTTTACTCAAGAATTGGATATTAAAGGTCATGACGAAATTTCCCGGTTGGCCGAGAGCTTCCAAACGATGACGCTGCGCCTGAAAGACTTAATCGGCGAGGTGCTGAGTACCGCAGACACCGTTATGGATGATTCCAACGAAATGAAGGAACGTGTGGACGGCATCCGGGATATGGCGGAAAGCTCCAGGAAATCCGCTTCTGAGATTGGTAAAGGCAGCACGGCAATCGCAAGCAGTGCGGCGGACAACGCCCGGGCCATGGAAGAAATCAGCTTGGGCATTCAGCATATCGCTTCGGCAGCGGGCGAAGTGACCGAGCAGATCCATGAGGCTTCTTCCGAAGCGGTCAGCGGCAACGATACGGCTCAAAGCGCTGTCGAACAGATGCGCCAGATTGGACGGACTTCCGCGAAATCGCTGGAACAGTTCCGCAAAATGGACGAGCAGTCGCAGAAAATCGGCGATATCGTCCAGGGCATCTCGGAGATCACCAAACAAATCCAAATGCTGTCGCTTAATGCCTCTATTGAAGCGGCGCGGGCGGGCGAGCATGGCCGCGGCTTCGCCGTCGTCGCCGGAGAAGTGCGCAAACTGTCGGAGCAATCCAGAGAAGCCACCGAGCAAATCCGTGAGTTCCTTCTGCGCCTGCAGGAAGAAATGCAGCGTTCTGTGACCAGTATGAATGAGGTTAATGCCGAGGTTGCGTCCGGCGTAGGCAAAGTTGAGGAAGCCGGCAACGCCTTCGACCACCTTGCCATACTCATCCAGAGCATCAACCAAAGCGTTCAGTCCGTTTCCGCAGCCACCCAGCAAATTTCGGCGGGAACTGAAGAAGTAACCGCATCGGTTGAGGAAACTGCGCAGATCACTAAGAAATCGCAGGCGGGCGCCGAGACCCTGGCCGACAATTACCGCAGCCAGCAGGAACAGCTCGATGGACACGCAAAGACGGTGGAGCATTTACATGGCCAGACGCTCAAAATGCAGGAAGCGGTAAGGAAGTTTAAAATTTAA
- a CDS encoding M24 family metallopeptidase, which yields MNEALKRLEREMAVEGLDALLITDPKHVYYLTGFASNPHERFLGLLLSRGEEPVLIVPALDAESAHASSTVSKIVTHSDTDDPYSLLKNHLGSKLGKLGIEKEHVSVARFELLSKAAPADSFADIGPLLRRMRAIKSPGEIERMEHAAKLVEEVLRQGLAHVKEGVSEIELVAELEYLMKKLGAAGPSFDTMVLSGPNTALPHGVPGRRLIAPGDLLMFDLGVFADGYASDITRTFAVGQADSELVRIYDTVLAANEAGIAAAKAGASYGSVDQAARAVIEEAGYGSYFVHRVGHGLGMDTHEYPSLHGLNGDIMESGNVFTVEPGIYVPGLGGVRIEDEVLVTEGGARTLTQFPKGWTVLEL from the coding sequence ATGAATGAAGCTCTGAAAAGACTTGAACGAGAAATGGCTGTGGAAGGGCTGGACGCCCTGCTGATCACCGATCCCAAGCATGTATATTACTTGACCGGCTTCGCCAGCAATCCGCATGAGCGGTTCCTCGGTCTGCTGCTGAGCCGCGGCGAGGAGCCCGTGCTTATTGTTCCCGCACTTGACGCTGAATCTGCACATGCATCCTCAACCGTCTCTAAGATCGTCACGCACAGCGATACGGACGATCCTTACAGCCTCCTGAAGAATCATCTCGGATCTAAGCTTGGGAAGCTGGGCATTGAGAAGGAGCATGTCTCGGTGGCTCGCTTCGAGCTTCTGTCGAAAGCCGCGCCTGCGGACAGCTTCGCCGACATCGGTCCTCTTCTGCGCCGGATGCGCGCCATCAAATCACCGGGGGAAATCGAGCGCATGGAGCATGCGGCCAAGCTGGTGGAAGAAGTGCTTCGCCAGGGGCTTGCCCATGTGAAGGAGGGGGTCAGCGAAATCGAGCTCGTTGCGGAGCTGGAGTATTTGATGAAAAAGCTCGGCGCCGCCGGGCCCTCCTTCGATACGATGGTGCTGTCCGGGCCTAATACTGCCCTCCCGCATGGCGTTCCCGGCAGACGGCTTATCGCACCCGGCGACCTGCTGATGTTCGATCTCGGCGTATTCGCGGACGGCTATGCTTCAGACATTACCCGTACCTTCGCCGTAGGGCAGGCGGACAGTGAACTGGTCCGCATCTACGATACCGTGCTGGCCGCCAACGAAGCCGGCATTGCCGCCGCCAAAGCCGGGGCCTCCTACGGCTCGGTCGACCAGGCCGCGCGCGCCGTTATCGAAGAAGCGGGGTACGGGTCTTATTTCGTTCACCGCGTAGGCCACGGCCTTGGCATGGACACTCACGAATATCCTTCCCTGCACGGCCTTAACGGGGACATCATGGAAAGCGGCAATGTCTTTACGGTGGAACCCGGGATTTACGTGCCGGGACTCGGCGGCGTGCGGATCGAAGACGAGGTGCTCGTCACGGAGGGCGGCGCCCGGACGCTGACCCAATTCCCTAAAGGCTGGACTGTGCTGGAGCTGTGA
- a CDS encoding GNAT family N-acetyltransferase, which produces MKWQKSSIEDATLEDLPGIVAIYNSTVPGRMVTADLEPVSVEDRLGWFHEHGSGHRPLWVLRTDGGIAAWLSFQSFHERPAYNGTAEISIYVAEEYRGSGAGRLLVGQALEECGRLGISNLVGLVFGHNGPSLGLLEKFGFERWGLLPGVADMDGILRDLVIVGRKV; this is translated from the coding sequence ATGAAATGGCAGAAGAGCAGTATTGAAGATGCAACGCTGGAGGATCTGCCGGGCATTGTGGCTATTTACAACTCCACCGTGCCGGGACGGATGGTTACGGCCGACCTTGAACCCGTGAGCGTGGAGGACCGGCTTGGCTGGTTCCATGAGCATGGCAGCGGCCACCGCCCGCTGTGGGTGCTTAGAACAGACGGCGGAATCGCCGCCTGGCTGAGCTTTCAGTCGTTCCATGAAAGGCCGGCCTATAACGGAACGGCGGAAATCAGCATTTATGTAGCCGAAGAATATAGAGGCAGCGGAGCCGGACGCCTGCTTGTGGGCCAAGCACTTGAGGAATGCGGGCGGCTTGGAATAAGCAATCTGGTCGGTTTGGTATTTGGGCATAATGGGCCAAGCCTGGGGCTTCTGGAGAAATTCGGCTTCGAGCGCTGGGGGCTCCTGCCCGGAGTAGCCGATATGGATGGCATACTGCGTGATTTGGTTATCGTTGGCCGCAAGGTTTAG
- a CDS encoding winged helix-turn-helix transcriptional regulator: MKQTSLCPRLQKSMDIIGKRWTGLIIYQLLQGPQRFGAIEASLPLSGRLLSERLKDLEQEGIVRREVFPETPVRIQYSLTDKGKALETVIRDLEHWSRDWIEAETNSST, encoded by the coding sequence ATGAAGCAGACTTCCTTGTGTCCCCGGCTGCAAAAGAGCATGGATATTATCGGAAAGCGCTGGACCGGTCTGATCATTTACCAGCTGCTTCAAGGACCGCAGCGATTCGGCGCCATCGAAGCCTCCCTGCCTCTTAGCGGAAGACTTCTGTCCGAGAGGCTGAAGGATTTGGAACAGGAGGGCATCGTGCGCCGGGAAGTATTTCCTGAAACGCCGGTACGGATTCAGTATTCCTTGACCGACAAAGGAAAAGCGCTGGAAACGGTCATTCGGGATCTGGAGCATTGGTCCCGGGACTGGATTGAGGCCGAAACCAATTCATCCACATAG
- a CDS encoding YqkE family protein → MAKKKKMPNAPRVSKEDAPATLKDLLSSEVLNKLKAQADELKNEENDRKEAERKKAEEARKAEQKRLDNDFAHLLENSSQDWRKYK, encoded by the coding sequence ATGGCAAAAAAGAAAAAAATGCCAAACGCTCCACGGGTGAGCAAGGAGGATGCTCCGGCAACCTTGAAGGACCTTCTGAGCAGTGAAGTACTGAACAAGCTGAAGGCCCAGGCCGATGAGCTGAAGAACGAGGAGAACGACCGCAAAGAAGCCGAGCGTAAGAAGGCGGAGGAAGCGCGTAAGGCGGAGCAGAAACGGCTGGACAACGATTTTGCCCATCTGCTGGAGAATAGCAGCCAGGACTGGCGGAAATACAAATAA
- a CDS encoding polysaccharide deacetylase family protein, whose amino-acid sequence MRKLFVPVLAAAILAGLAAFVIFGHEPREVEFEVGGRVVKSSGPLEYLHHKLLVPQTFAESLLGVKIRWDRPAPLPKGVYYKNKVAVLMYHHLSRKPLLPSILSVDRFNDQMKLLKQGGYHVITMEQYRRFMLENGKIPDNAVLLTFDDGYESFYKLAFPILRKYGYTAVDFVIVSDVDNPGKGGLPKLTWQQMREMKKFGMGFYNHTYNLHFYDVVDAEGGKEPALVAQRYIDDETRNEYNEEYYRRVQGDLGLAEKRLREELGNTDSVLAFPYGAYNDKVLNVTSSLGIPLTFTVKEGLTSRGEFNAGRINGGSNLRTPAQTIDRIRQFAPQRELTVNGRSVLLAGVQPELRNGRLLVPLDDICRTLHIAMDYDRHNGTVKLTLPGGHHA is encoded by the coding sequence TTGAGAAAATTATTCGTTCCTGTATTGGCTGCCGCAATCCTGGCCGGTTTAGCCGCTTTTGTCATTTTCGGACATGAGCCCCGTGAAGTCGAATTCGAGGTTGGCGGGCGGGTGGTGAAATCATCCGGTCCCCTCGAATATTTGCATCATAAGCTGCTGGTTCCGCAAACATTCGCCGAAAGCCTTCTGGGTGTAAAAATCCGCTGGGATCGGCCGGCGCCCTTGCCTAAAGGGGTGTACTATAAAAATAAAGTGGCGGTCTTGATGTACCATCATCTATCCCGGAAACCGCTGCTGCCCTCGATTTTGTCGGTAGACCGGTTCAATGACCAGATGAAGCTGCTGAAACAGGGCGGCTATCATGTAATTACAATGGAACAGTACCGGCGGTTCATGCTTGAGAATGGTAAAATTCCGGACAATGCCGTACTGCTTACCTTCGACGATGGCTATGAGAGCTTCTATAAGCTGGCCTTTCCAATTTTGCGAAAATACGGCTATACGGCGGTGGACTTCGTCATCGTGTCCGATGTCGATAATCCCGGTAAGGGCGGTTTGCCCAAGCTGACCTGGCAGCAGATGCGGGAGATGAAAAAATTCGGTATGGGCTTCTACAATCACACCTATAATCTTCATTTCTATGACGTTGTCGACGCCGAAGGCGGGAAGGAGCCGGCGCTTGTCGCGCAGCGCTACATTGACGACGAGACCCGGAACGAATATAACGAAGAATATTACCGCAGAGTGCAGGGAGATTTGGGACTGGCGGAGAAGCGGCTAAGAGAGGAGCTCGGCAATACCGATTCGGTGCTCGCTTTTCCGTACGGGGCCTATAATGACAAGGTGCTTAATGTTACGTCATCCCTCGGCATCCCTCTGACCTTCACGGTAAAAGAAGGGCTGACCAGCAGAGGAGAATTCAATGCCGGCCGCATTAACGGGGGAAGCAATTTGCGGACTCCCGCGCAAACGATCGACCGGATCAGGCAGTTCGCGCCCCAACGGGAATTGACGGTTAACGGGCGCAGCGTGCTTCTGGCAGGCGTCCAGCCGGAGCTCAGGAATGGAAGGCTGCTGGTTCCCCTTGACGACATTTGCCGGACGCTGCATATTGCGATGGATTACGACAGGCATAACGGCACGGTAAAGCTGACGCTGCCTGGGGGGCATCATGCGTAG
- a CDS encoding metallophosphoesterase family protein: MKVGVVSDTHMTRPMKKLPKALTEGLAGVDLILHLGDWVDMEVYDELSALAPVDGIAGNNDGQDIVKRFGERKILTVTGARIGMVHGHQPYTGRGTDGNALRAFAGENLDCILFGHSHQPLMRSEDGILLFNPGSPTDKRREKLYSFGLLDIEEGKIAARHIFYGSKG, encoded by the coding sequence ATGAAAGTGGGAGTCGTTTCGGATACTCATATGACCCGGCCTATGAAGAAACTGCCGAAAGCATTGACAGAGGGGCTGGCGGGAGTCGATCTGATTCTGCATTTGGGCGACTGGGTCGATATGGAAGTCTATGACGAGCTGTCCGCTCTGGCGCCGGTTGACGGAATTGCCGGAAATAACGACGGGCAAGACATTGTGAAGCGATTCGGCGAGCGCAAAATCTTAACGGTTACGGGCGCGCGCATCGGTATGGTTCACGGACATCAGCCCTATACCGGGAGGGGGACGGACGGCAATGCCTTGAGGGCGTTTGCCGGCGAGAACTTGGACTGCATTCTGTTCGGCCATTCCCATCAGCCGCTCATGCGAAGCGAGGACGGCATATTGCTGTTCAATCCGGGTTCGCCGACAGACAAGCGGCGGGAGAAGCTGTATTCGTTCGGACTGCTGGATATTGAGGAAGGGAAAATCGCAGCCCGCCATATTTTTTATGGATCGAAAGGATGA
- a CDS encoding GNAT family N-acetyltransferase has protein sequence MAMELRELTAAEGKEIYEMAREIGAGENGFVNSLYIAGYSKFLSLLPFLRDYSAGIGLAPGHVPQTLYFLYAEGRPVGYGKLRHWLTDSLRVTGGHIGYCIRPSARRVGYGTALLAGLLDKARDLDIPRVLLTCNEDNEGSRRVIENNRGHLAELDNRYCRYWIELP, from the coding sequence ATGGCGATGGAGCTGCGCGAGCTGACGGCTGCTGAAGGCAAGGAGATCTATGAGATGGCCCGCGAAATCGGGGCCGGGGAGAACGGGTTTGTGAATAGTCTCTACATTGCCGGATACTCCAAATTTCTGAGTCTGCTTCCGTTTCTGCGGGATTATTCCGCAGGGATCGGTCTGGCTCCGGGACATGTGCCGCAAACCCTGTATTTTCTGTATGCGGAAGGAAGACCGGTAGGCTATGGCAAGCTGCGCCACTGGCTGACCGACTCTTTGCGCGTCACCGGCGGCCATATCGGATATTGCATTCGGCCCTCCGCGCGGAGAGTGGGCTACGGCACGGCTCTGCTGGCAGGCCTCCTGGACAAAGCGCGTGATCTGGACATCCCCCGGGTACTCCTTACCTGCAACGAAGATAATGAGGGATCGCGGCGGGTCATTGAGAATAACAGGGGGCATTTGGCCGAACTGGACAACCGGTACTGCCGATATTGGATTGAGCTTCCTTAA
- a CDS encoding GNAT family N-acetyltransferase — MKRNFVLRAGLEDLERIVPLFDEYRIFYRQESDRAGARAFLEERLRREESVIFLAVHDDGEGGKRAVGFTQLYPSFSSVTMQRLWILNDLYVTETARESGAGALLMETAREFAKETGTKGLTLTTWTDNFTAQRLYEKQGYVRDDEFYSYNLFF, encoded by the coding sequence ATGAAACGGAATTTTGTGTTGCGGGCGGGTCTTGAGGATCTGGAGAGGATCGTGCCTTTGTTCGACGAGTATCGGATTTTTTACCGGCAGGAATCGGACAGGGCTGGCGCCAGAGCCTTTTTGGAAGAACGGCTCCGCCGGGAGGAATCGGTTATTTTTCTAGCGGTCCATGACGATGGGGAAGGCGGTAAACGCGCTGTCGGCTTTACGCAGCTCTATCCTTCTTTCTCTTCGGTAACGATGCAGCGGCTGTGGATTCTAAATGATCTGTACGTTACGGAAACGGCGCGGGAAAGCGGAGCGGGTGCGCTGCTGATGGAAACGGCCCGGGAATTTGCGAAGGAGACCGGCACAAAGGGGCTGACGTTGACGACCTGGACCGATAACTTTACCGCCCAGCGGCTTTATGAGAAACAAGGCTACGTGAGGGATGACGAATTTTACAGCTATAATCTATTTTTCTAA
- a CDS encoding HAD family hydrolase, which translates to MESSGKRAIFFDLDDTLYDHLVPFRNAVREVIKPDESVLDVLHLFDRVRYHSDQLWPRYLQGEFSLDETRVRRMEIAFSEFGIHLSREQATLVQEGYIGRQYNIEMIDGVLPQLTRLMEEGHVVGIITNGPVDHQMSKIRGLGVDKLIPADRIFISDAVGIAKPNPEIFAYVNRITGTKAEDSVYVGDTWHNDVVGALDAGWKMYWYNPRGREPIAGHTPTYIFRNYEEFAALPIV; encoded by the coding sequence ATGGAGAGCAGCGGTAAAAGAGCGATTTTTTTTGATTTGGACGATACGCTTTACGATCATCTTGTCCCGTTCCGGAACGCGGTGAGGGAAGTGATTAAGCCGGACGAGAGCGTGCTGGACGTGCTGCATTTATTCGACCGGGTAAGATATCACAGCGACCAGCTATGGCCGAGGTATCTGCAGGGAGAGTTCTCTCTGGATGAGACGCGGGTGCGGCGGATGGAGATCGCTTTCAGCGAATTCGGGATACACCTCAGCCGGGAGCAGGCGACGCTTGTGCAGGAAGGCTATATCGGCCGCCAGTACAACATTGAGATGATTGACGGCGTTCTCCCGCAGCTGACGCGGCTCATGGAGGAAGGCCATGTGGTCGGCATCATTACCAACGGTCCTGTAGATCATCAGATGAGCAAAATACGCGGGCTCGGCGTGGACAAGCTTATCCCTGCGGATCGGATCTTTATTTCGGATGCTGTCGGCATTGCCAAGCCCAATCCGGAAATCTTCGCTTATGTTAACCGGATTACGGGGACGAAAGCGGAAGACAGCGTGTATGTGGGCGACACTTGGCATAACGATGTGGTTGGCGCGCTGGACGCGGGCTGGAAAATGTACTGGTACAATCCAAGAGGCCGGGAACCCATTGCCGGTCATACGCCGACCTACATTTTCCGGAATTACGAAGAATTCGCAGCACTGCCGATCGTTTAG
- a CDS encoding RNA polymerase sigma factor gives MGPGHLERLLQPKMAEICRYLIRLGAGAADAEDIVQDTVYKALLYLEAIDERKFSAWLYKAAINRYYDLCRRQKRFHYDEEPGDYAASESELPEEILLRREQKDLIERVLGKLNPVHRQLILMKYEMELSYREIASLLGISEGKVKASLYRARQQFQHYYGGEGE, from the coding sequence ATGGGGCCCGGGCACCTGGAGCGGCTGCTTCAACCAAAAATGGCGGAAATCTGCCGTTATTTAATCCGATTGGGCGCTGGCGCCGCCGATGCGGAGGACATTGTGCAGGACACGGTTTACAAGGCGTTGCTGTATCTTGAAGCGATTGACGAACGCAAATTCAGCGCTTGGCTGTATAAGGCTGCGATCAACCGCTATTATGATCTGTGCCGAAGGCAAAAGCGGTTTCACTATGACGAAGAACCCGGGGATTATGCGGCTTCGGAAAGTGAGCTGCCGGAAGAGATTCTGCTAAGGCGGGAGCAAAAAGACCTGATCGAACGCGTTCTCGGGAAGCTGAATCCTGTGCACAGACAACTGATATTGATGAAATACGAAATGGAGCTGTCTTATCGGGAGATAGCGTCCCTTCTGGGCATCAGCGAGGGGAAGGTGAAAGCTTCGCTTTACCGCGCAAGGCAGCAATTCCAACATTATTACGGAGGTGAGGGTGAATGA
- a CDS encoding anti-sigma factor, translated as MTAPWEEQEDQELAATIKKAKRRILLRYLVIIAVSLAASLIVIFAILLGVFKLTSHESNKRSADEWWYISISKPNEYVSGHKDQSGFLAGVLELDTYKIVEGVPIPWNEYWSNYQVTNFPNFSGTYGGTGGLTVTDPQMKEQGYEYYRQYNIFNGQRELAFFVPGVNYNGKLLNDLPALKQMESGKLVEMALSFDKDYSFAEVKAMLPAGVRPVWYWVDTYDDRTNFHFKPYKDGNGKLDYPIPFWPSFGVYGFGIRPDYDKAEPGDFIQKLKGGLQPKGKYYSEYERIYNYLKKDKAEPDAGDIRLLGVVVTGTAKGLQSLNGQPYVRAAVLGAVVDRY; from the coding sequence ATGACCGCTCCTTGGGAAGAACAGGAGGATCAAGAACTTGCAGCAACAATCAAAAAAGCCAAACGGAGAATTTTGTTGCGTTATCTAGTCATTATCGCCGTATCTCTAGCTGCCAGCCTGATTGTGATCTTCGCCATCTTGCTTGGCGTCTTTAAGTTGACCAGCCACGAGTCAAACAAGCGATCGGCGGACGAATGGTGGTATATATCGATCAGCAAGCCGAACGAGTATGTATCGGGGCACAAAGATCAAAGTGGATTCCTGGCGGGTGTTCTGGAGCTGGATACGTATAAAATTGTGGAGGGCGTGCCCATACCTTGGAATGAGTATTGGAGCAATTATCAGGTAACAAACTTCCCGAATTTTAGTGGGACCTACGGAGGAACCGGAGGCCTGACCGTGACCGATCCGCAGATGAAAGAGCAGGGGTACGAGTACTACCGGCAGTACAACATTTTCAATGGGCAGAGGGAGCTGGCGTTCTTTGTGCCGGGCGTGAATTATAACGGCAAGCTGCTGAACGATCTTCCGGCGCTGAAGCAGATGGAGTCCGGGAAACTGGTGGAAATGGCGCTGTCCTTCGACAAGGATTATTCCTTTGCCGAGGTGAAGGCGATGCTGCCTGCGGGAGTCCGGCCGGTATGGTACTGGGTCGATACGTACGATGACCGGACGAACTTTCATTTCAAGCCTTATAAGGACGGAAACGGAAAGCTAGACTATCCAATACCCTTTTGGCCGTCTTTCGGGGTGTACGGTTTTGGAATCAGACCGGACTACGATAAGGCAGAGCCGGGAGATTTTATTCAGAAATTGAAGGGAGGCCTTCAGCCGAAAGGCAAATACTACAGCGAATACGAGCGAATCTACAATTATCTGAAAAAAGATAAAGCGGAACCGGACGCGGGCGATATCCGGCTCTTGGGAGTTGTCGTCACCGGCACGGCCAAGGGCCTGCAAAGCCTGAACGGGCAGCCCTATGTCCGAGCCGCCGTACTCGGCGCCGTCGTGGATAGATATTAG